The sequence below is a genomic window from Desulfobulbus oligotrophicus.
TCTTACTTTAGGATATGCGCCGGCCCGGAACTATAAAAAGCTATTCCCTTCACCTAGAATTCTCAAAAAGGTGTTGCTGGAAAACATCAGGCAGGAGATTGAACACCAGGTCAGGGGGGGCCAGGCGCTGATCCAGCTGAAAAGTAACGCCTTAACAGATGCTGATATCATCACCGCACTGTATCAGGCCTCTCAGGCCGGAGTCAGGGTGGATCTGATCATTCGTGACAGTTGTCTGCTGCGGCCCGGTATTCCGGGTCTGTCTGAAAACATCCGGGTCGTCTCAATAGTGGGCCGCTTTCTTGAGCACGCTCGTCTGTACTACTTCAAAAACAGTGGCCGGGAACAGTACTTCATCGGTTCGGCTGATCTGATGCTTCGTAATCTGGAGCATCGGGTTGAGGTGGTTGCCCCGGTGGAATCACCTGCCCTGCAAAAGCAGTTGCGGGAGATGTTAAATCTGCAGCTGGCGGATCGACGCGGGACATGGGAAATGCAACCGGATGGAACCTATGTCCAGTGTCAACCGGAAGGGAAGAAAGGAAAGCGTTCTTCCCAGGAGTTGTTGATTCAGAAGAGTGAAAAACGACTTGCTGCTGTTCGTCGGCAGCAGAGGAAGCTCTATCCCAAAAAGATGGTCAGGAGAAAAGAGGAATAACCCGTTCAACGCCAAGGGTTGTGCAGGATTGGGGCTGATCGGTGTGGTTACTGGTTGTACATGCAGTGCTTTTTCTGCACAGAGGGCACAGTCCGTGTTGGCCTGCATGGTTTGGAAGAGTGGTGCACCTGGGGAAGAGGCACCCGGTAACCAGATTTCCTTTGCGTGGTTCAGTGCTTGAGCCGGAAAAGGAGAATGGCTTTACCCGGCAAAACCATTCTCCTGTAAGCTGCACGACAGTTCTCAAGGTACAGACACTGTTCGCGGTCAATTGTCCATTGTCTTTGACCTGCTGTTATCTGGGTCTTCGATATCCCCGGTCATGCGGACGGGGGTGGTGATGGCGCCTGTCCTCGATATACACCTTTTTGGGCGGGCGACGGTCATACTTCCGGTACTCGTAGTATCTGGGTTTGTGAATAACCCGCGGAGGGGGCTGCACCCGGTGGTGTTTACGGTAGCGCGGTACGTAAACATCCTGATACCAGGCGTCTTCAACAAAATAAACCGGACGGCCACAGGCACCGTAACTGTCACAGTGTCTGTACCACTGCTTGACGTGGCTTGGTGGTACCCTGAGGTAGATCGGTGGATACCAGGTCCTGATCGGTCGGGCAATGACCGGTTCGCTGTAAATAAGGCGGGGTGACGGATAACCGCCGATATCCAGCCGACCGTAAAATCCCGGGTCACCGATATTTATTGTAACACGGGCATTGCCGGAATTGGGTGCGCTGATCAGCACAGCTAGAAAGAGAATCAAAAAAACAGAGTAACGATTCATACGACCTCGCTTGCAAAATGCGATGAGATGACAGACTGGGCATGCTGTTTCATACAAACAAGCCGGGGATGGCTGCCAGGGAAGTGATCCTCAGCAGTTATTAAAAAATGAGGGGTGATAGGTGACGACACCCCGTGCGTTTTCTCCGGTGAGCGACAGGGCCAGAAAATGTTCCTGGGGAAATTCGGCAAGCAGCAGGTCGGGATTGTTGGCAAAGCCGAACCGCCGGTAAAAAGAAGGATTGCCCAACAGGAGACAGCCCTGAGCTCCACGTTTGCGCAACTCTTTCAAACCTGCTTCCACCAGAGCACGGCCTATGCCTTTGCGCTGCATGGCAGGCAAAACCGACAGAGGGCCCAGCCCGTACCAGCCTGTCGAGCTGTCGGAAATATCCACTTCTGAAAAGGCGATATGTCCGACGATTTCACCGTCAACCTCGGCCAGCAGTGAAATGGCAAGGGCGTGGGTCTCTCGTAACCGATCAATGATACGGTGTTCCGTATGGTTGCTCTGCGCCTGGTTAACGAACGCGTTGAGGGTAAGAGCCCTGATGCGTTCGATATCAGCGGGCTGCTCTGGTCTGATTACAATATGCATTGCAAATAAGGGGTGAGACTGTTTAACAGCCTGTACTATAGAGCATCTTGATATGATCGTCCATGTAAAAAGAGAGATGCTGCACCAATCGATCGGGCTCTTCATTGTGTTGCAGCCGGCAGACTACGGATTGAACGAACAGTGCATCACTGACAGGCTGGTGATTTATACGGTGGTCCAGGGTTCTTTCTTGGCCGGTATTGTGCTCTGTGGTATAGAGTTCTGTTCTGTCATGTGCAATTGAACAGTCATTTCGACAACAGAGAAGGAGGGAAGGGTGGCCTTACAGCGTATTATAGTGGCGGATCGTATTGTTCTGGACAATCTGTTTACAGAGGAAGGCTATGATCTGGAGAAGAGTGCCGACAACCTTGCGGACATGCGTGGTCAGATCATCATGAATTACCTGGAGGAGACCTATCCAGGGGTCGAGGTCTGTGTTGACATCGGTATCCAGAAAGAACCCGGCCCTGAACAGCCGGTGGAGGTAACTGCCTACATCAGTGATGAAGAGATGGATCCTGAGCAGTCCGTCATCATTCGGAAACAGCTGGTAGAGCCGTTAACCATTACCAGGACCGATCGTACATGGGCGGTACGTCTGCCGTAACTGGTGATCATTGTGTCGTGGATAGGTATCACTTGAGTGTTTGTCCTGTTTCTCTGCACGGTTTTTATTAAAAGCCAAAACCAATGCTGGTGGTGAACCCGTGACTGTTTTCTTCTTCATTCCCCATGATCAGCGTACTGTCCTGGTAGTATTCAAGATGTAAAACAGCTGCGTCAAAAAGCATCATGGAAGCCCTGGTACTGTAGCGTTTTTCCGGTAACACAGAAAACAGGCTGTCTGATGACCGTAAATAACCAACCGCCAGAGTCGTCTCCTGCTGCAGAAACTCTGTTTGATAGGCAAGCTCGCTGTTCCAGGCAACAGGTTCATCTTCCCTGCCGATCCGGGCAAACTCTTTTAAATGGTCGGTATCCAGAGCACGAATAAACCCACCGGTCAGGCTCACTGCCTTATAACGCGCCCCCAGGCTCAGATTCACCCCCGGCGCCGTACCCAGGGCGTTGCCGTCATCCTCATCAAAAACATCCGGCATGTTGGTGATATGGCTGAGATTATGAATCCAGGCAACCCCTGCATTGAGAGAGGCTGTTTTGTCCACAGGATACTGGTATGCAAAAGAGGCGCGGTTCTCTTCCGCTGTGTACACGATGCTGTCCACAACATCTTGGGACCAGGCGATTGCCGGCTGTCGTCCCTGTGATGAAAAGTCGGTGGTCAGTCTGGGAGATGAAAGTTCGGTACCGGCAAACCGGTGGTGCGCTCGTGCGGTAAGCGGATGGGTAAAGAGAGGGGACCAGGGTTCTGAAACAATGAGAAGCGGACGGATACTGATCTTTTGGGTAGATATGTCTTTCGTATTCCTCAGTGAAGTGTCCGGCAGTGTGGCAGTAACGTTTGGATCAACAAAAGGTGAAAGAGAGAGCATGTCGGCACCATGGGTGTCGGTCGGCAATTCGTTATCAAGCGCCCATCGGCTTAAACAGACAAAGTGACTGCATGCAGGAGGGCACATCTGCTGTCTGTTACCGGTGGCGGCCGGGTTTTTCTGATTGATCTGGGTGCTGTGTACTGAAAGCGGGCCGGCGAGCGTAACCATAACAATACAGCAGGCAATGATCAGCAGCGGCAGACGCCGATGTGTCCGGCGAGCCGGCGGGGAGTTGCTCTGTGCATGAGTGGTTAAAGAGTCCCTGTGCATACGTGTACATCTAAACTATTCTTCTCTGAATGCAAGCAGCTTGGTACTCCGTTGGAATGTTTTTTCCACACACCGGGTGCGGTCGTCTGTAGTGTAGGTGGTGTATGACGGCACGGTCGCACCACTCTTTTTTTGACAAAGGGGTGCAGTTGGGGTATGGATCGGGTGATATCTTGTTGGATCAGCGTTTAGTTTGCATACATGCCATGGGCGGACAGGCTGCTGTTGACAGCCGCCTGCAAAGCCGTTCGTTTTAATCGGAGCGTTGTCTTGCCCGGTACAGCATCACTGTACAAGACCAATCGTCGTGTACACGGCCGACTGTGCATACCCGAGCACTTTTGCAAAGGGGTGGTTCTGCTGGTCATATCGACCCTTTTGTTTATAGAGAACACGCGTGTTTTGGCCCAACAATCAACCATTCAAACTCCACAGTTACTGTTAACTCTTATGGATCGACCAGAAATAACCAATGTACTGTTTCACCCTGTTCAAGTTGCCAGAAACACGCCGCCGCAGGGTGCGGTTGATATCGATGTATCGGTGGCGGAAGATGTGACCATTGCCTGTCGATTGTACAGCGCTGACCCAACGGCACCCACCATTGTATTCTTTCATGGCAACGGCGAGATCATCCCGGATTACGATACCATCGGCCCCATGTATGTGCGTGAGCGGTTAAACTTTTTGGTTACCGAATATCGCGGCTACGGGTGGAGCACCGGCATGCCTTTGACCAGCACCCTGCTTCCGGACAGTAACACTGTTTTTCTGTCGCTGCGGCAATGGTTGAGCGACCATGCATACACCGGCCCGCTGTTTGTCATGGGGCGTTCTCTGGGCAGTGCCTGTGCCATTGATGTTGCAGTGAACCATAGCGAACTTGTTGACGGGCTGATTATAGAGTCCGGGTTTGCCAAAACCCTGCCCCTGGCCGTGGTGCTTGGTGTTGATCTGGCGCAGCTGGGCATCAGTGAAGAGCAGACCTTTAACAACAGTGCAAAAATTGCCACCTTTACAAAGCCGACCTATATTCTTCACGGCCAGTACGATCAGCTTATCCAGCTCTGGCAGGCCGAAACTCTGCACGCCCAGTGTGATGCCAAACAGAAGGAGCTGCAGGTTGTTCCCCGGGCAGATCATAACTCCATTATCGCTGTTGCCGGGCCGCTGTACTTTCAGGAGATCAGAAAGTTTATCGAAAAGGCAACCGGTACAGCCCCGGATTGGCGGGAGTTGCGTCGGCAGTTCAAGGCCAGACAGAAGCAGGCGGCAGAAAACCATGACCGGTAAACGTACCGATTATCTGTCCTGGGACGAGTACTTCATGGCGGTTGCTCTTTTATCCGGCCATCGTTCCAAGGATCCGAACACCCAGGTCGGCGCCTGTGTGGCCAACAGTCAGAATAAGATTGTGGGCGTCGGATACAACGGTTTTCCGTGGCGCTGTTCAGATGACGAGTTGCCGTGGGCGCGCGAAGGCGCCTACCTGGATACAAAGTATCCCTACGTGTGTCATGCGGAGCTGAACGCGGTACTCAACTCAATCTCCTTTGATCTGCGCGACTGTCGGCTGTATGTGGCGCTCTTTCCATGTAATGAGTGCACCAAGGTCATTATCCAGGCCGGTATCCGTGAAATTATCTACCTGTCCGACAAGTATAAGGATACCGATTCGGTGAGGGCGGCTAAAATTATGCTTGATAAGTCCAACACCATCTACCGTCAGTTTTTTCCGAGCAGGCAGGTGGTCACTCTTAACTTCCAGGTTGACTGATGGCCATTGTCTTATCGCAGATGTTGCGGGATATGCCTCATGTGTCATCCGGGTAAGGCAGCTTGGCTGCCAGGGAAAAGACATGCGATTTGACGAACTCAACCTTCCGGACTGTCTGCTGCAGGGGATTGACAGGGCCGGTTATGTGCAGTGTACCCCGATTCAGGAACAGTCGCTGCCGCTCACTCTGGCCGGCAGGGATGTTGCCGGTCGTGGTCAAACCGGCACCGGCAAGACCGCAGCTTTTCTCATCGCCCTGTTTAATCGGCTCCTCGCCAGGCCCGAAGCCGCTGCACAACCACGGGCCCTTATTCTGGCACCAACCAGGGAGCTTGCCGTTCAGATCGAGCAGGATGCCACCCTGCTCGGCGAAGCATGCGGCTTTTCCATGCAGGCTGTGTACGGTGGGGTTGACTACAACAAACAGCGTGAGACCTTGCGGGCCGGTGTGGATGTTATTGTCGGAACTCCGGGACGTTTAATCGATTACCTCAAGCAGAAGGTATGTGATCTCAAGACGATTGAAGTACTGGTGATCGATGAGGCTGACCGCATGTTTGATCTTGGTTTTATTGCTGATCTGCGCTACATCCTGCGGCAGTTGCCACCCTTTGATCAGCGACAGAACCTGTTGTTTTCCGCAACATTGAACCGGCGGGTCATGGAGCTGGCCTACGAGTTCATGAACGAGCCGGTCAAGGTGACGGTCAGTGATAAACATCTCACTGCCGACAATATTGAGGAGGTGCTGTATCACGTGTCCAGCAAGGAAAAGTTTCCCTTGCTGCTGGGACTGCTGCGCACGGACGACATGACACGCGTTATGATTTTTGTGAATACCAAACGTGAAGGTGAGCGTTTGCAGGCCCTGATGATCGCAAACAACTACCCCAGCCGGTTTCTGTCCGGTGATGTTGCCCAGGAAAAACGGCTGCGCATCATGCGTCAGTTCAAAGACGGCAGGCTTTCCATACTGATTGCCACAGATGTTGCCTCCAGAGGACTGCACATTGATGATGTTTCCCATGTAATCAACTACGACCTGCCCGAAGACTGTGAAGACTATGTTCACCGTATAGGCCGCACCGCCAGGGTCGGCGCCACCGGCACGGCAATCTCATTGGCAGATGAAAAAGGGGTACTGTCGCTTGAGGCGATTGAAGCCTATATCGGCCATCCCATTCCCACTGTCTGGGCGGAAGACCGCCTGTTTGTGACTGACTTCAAGCCTGCTGCCCAGAGATCCAGAAACTACAAAAAGAATGCCGGCCATCGTGCCGGCCGTCCGGCAAAAAAACGCAGCGCACGCCGACGATAAAAAGACAACAACAAAGACTGCTCATCTTTTAAAGATGCGTTGACCATCTTTCCAGGTTCTCTGATGCAGAGCGCCAGGTTTTGGACACACGCATACACCAGAAAATTACTCAAGTACTATATGAAGGGCAGTGCAGATATACCTTTGTCTGTGTGTTTATCTGTTCAGAAAAGAGAGTGACCAATCCTGTTGAACAGCCAGCCAACGAGGGTAAACATCACCCACAGATAACCGATAAACAGTGCCTGCAACTTTATCTGCATGATTTGACGCAGCATGATTATCTCCGGCAGACTGGCCGCCACCGCGCTCATGCAGAATGCCAGTGTTGTGCCTATGGGTAACCCTTTGGTCAGCAGGCTTTCCATAATCGGTACAATTCCGGTCACATTGGAATAGAGCGGAATGGCAACAAGTACAGAGGCCGGTACAGTCCACCATTGACCAGTTCCCAGGTTGTGTGCAAACCAGTTGTCCGGTACAAAGCCGTGCAGGGCAGCGCCAAGGCCAACACCGATAACAACCCATTTCCAGACCCGTTTAAAAATAGATGCCATCTCGTTGTAGGCAAAGTCGTGCCGCTGACGGATGGTGGGTTTTTGGAGCTTGCCGATATAGTTGATCAACTGCGGTGCAGGCCCGCTCTCCATGCGTGCAAGAACAAAAGGCTGCAACCAGCGGCCTGCCCTGAAGCCGTCCATCACAAAACCGCCGATAATACCCGCCAACATACCTGCAACCAGATAACTGAGGGTAAACTTCCAGCCAAGCAGTCCCCACAATACAACCACGGCAATCTCGTTGATGATGGGCGAGGTGATGAGAAAGGACATGCTGACCCCAATGGGGATACGCGCTGTTATAAAGCCTAAAAAAAGTGGAATGCTTGAGCAGGAACAAAACGGGGTCACCGCACCCAATAGCGCACCGAGAAAGTAGCCCACCACACTGCGCTTGCCGCTGAGGTACTCCCGCACTTTTTCAACCCGCATTGCTGTCCGCAGCCAGGCAATCACGTAGATGAGTGCTGCCAGCAACAGGAGGATCTTCACTGTGTCATATATAAAAAATTCCAGTGAAAGCCCGGTTGGTGAGTTTTGAGCAAACCCGAACACGTCAAAAATAAGGTGGTTTGAAAGCGGTGCAATATGGGTGTAGGCCAGCCCCCAGAGTACGGCCAACAGCGTAAGAGCTGAGCAATAGTACATATTCCACCGGGCAGCAGGTGTGGCAGTGTCCGGCACAGGGTGGATGGGTTGTGTGCAGCAGCCGATATTGGCGTTGCTGATTCCTGAACAGCAGTCAGTGGATGTTTTATTGTTGGATGATGGCATGTCTTTCCTCTTTACACGTTCTGTAACTTGGTTCTCCTACCAAGAGGACGAACAAGGTGTAAAAAGGATTCAGGCAGGGGGACGCGAAACGTGACAACACACGTGGCCTGCTTCATCAAAGCGCACCTGACAGTTGCAGATAAGACGGTCGCGCAGGCGTTTTCTGGCACGAAGCAGGCGAGATTTAGCAGCAGCCACAGTCAGGCCATTGGTTTGTGCGTAGGAACGCACGGTTTGATTGTGCAGATCGCAGGCCTCGATAATGTGTCGATCTTGAGCAGGCAGTTCGGGCAGGTTACGGGCAATACAGGCATCAAGCTCGTCCACCGGGTCGCGCTCATCAGCCGGTTCCTGCTCCAGATGTTCGGGCAGCTCGGCAAGTGGTTTGGCCAGCCGAGCCGAGTCGATAAGGGCATTACGGGCCACCTTGAACAGCCAGGCGCGAGGGTTTTGTAGCGTACAGAAGTTTTGGCCTTGGCGCATGGACTTTAAAAAAACCTCCTGAAGAAGGTCTTCAGCGGTGTGGGGAGTGTCGGTGCGGGCAAGTAAAAAGGCAAGCAGCTCTTTCTCGTGTGCCTGCCAGGCACGCAGCACACAGGCAAATTTTTTACTGTCCAGCGTGTTCATGGTTGTTTGCATGAGGTTTGAAAGAAGTTCTCCGGCGGTATTCTCAACAGCATGGGTAGATTGTTACGCTTCATCATGGCTGGCAGCTTCCGGTGTTATGCTGCAGTACAATCTGACAGAAGTCGAGCAGAATGCAGGCAGGTCGCTTGCAAAGCTGCTCCATCTGCCGGAAGCGCCTGGGGTTAGTTCTTAGGGGTGTAATCAATGGCTGATCGCTGATCGGTTCGTTCAATCTTGAAAATCACCGGTCGTAGCCCGTCGTTACAGCTGCAGATCGCTACTCCGGGCTTTCGGATCCAGTCACCAAAGTAAAAAAGACCGCCATCAGCGCCGGCCCCGTGGGCAAGCGCAAAAACATACTGGTAAATGGCCTTCCATGCCTCATTGCAAAATCCGTCGGGGCAGGCATAGTCAGCATAAAAAACCTGTCCTTCCGAGAGCATCGGGCACGGTGTCAGTCCTTTGGCACCGTATTCAGCAGCCAGCTCCTTATCAAATGTTTTCTTCAGGACGGTGATCTTGCATTTATTCATGAAAGTATCCTCTTTTTCGTTTTGCTCAGCCCGGGCTTCTCGGTGCTCCGGGCTTGTCTGATGTTGTCACCATATTGAAAAGCTGTGCAGCTGAAGACCAGGTGCTGCGGGCAGACGATCAGTTACTTTACAAAACGATCGTTGATACTGCCAGGCAACAATGCGCGCTATCAGATATCAGCGCCATCGATATCACCGGTTTCACAGTAGGTCTTTAAGGCTGTCTTTGAAAGGAGCAGAGCAATGTATATTGCAATCGGATACCAGAATGTTGCCGCAGAAAGACCGTTTGTAAGTATTGTTGCGGCAATTGCCAGCGGCAGGTCTGCCTGACCGATGAGCCCGTTCTGGAATTTTTCGTATGGTCCGTCCTTTCCACAGATGGTCTCACGAAATTTTGCTGAGAATCTTTTGAGGAGATCGCGGCCCGGAAATCGTGTCCATTCGTGCAGTATTGCCGGGTCACTGATGGGTGAGAGGTCAACATGCCCGGCCTCAGCAGCCGCAGTAAACCCGCTGGGCAGGCCTGCGATCTGCAAAGGTTTGAAGACCTCGGAGCCGAACTCTTCCCAGTAGTGCCGTTCAGTACTGAGCCCTTTGCTGTAGAGATCTTGAAAAAGGCGGACATCCCTGCCGCTTTTGCCTGTGGCGGCAAGGTATTCAGCGGCATCCTTTGTAAGAACAGTAAGACCGGCGCACAGCATTGAGAAATCATGATCTTTGGCCTGTTCCATCAGGTTGTGCAGGAGAGCTTCGTTGATGTGCATGGTGTTCCTCCTGTTTGAGAAAGGTGGGGCAGGTGCGGGAGTTCATGCTGAAAAATTAAGCAGAAGCAGAACCTTGAACAAGTGTCCTGACAAAGAAAACCGGCAAATACTTGTGAGTTGTACCTCTTTTTGTGTTGCCGGTGACGGCTCAAAACCGGCCAGTGGAAACAATGGATGAGGCTTGTGGTGTTGTCAGCGGTCGGCCAGCATCTGTGCAACCGGTATATCAGCAGGTGCAAGCTGATAGTTGAGAAGCCGGCTCACCGGCACCCATGCCATATCATCATGCACCGTAAGGACGGGTGATCCTTCTTTGATGGTGGTTTCCAGGGCGACAAGACGAATGGTGGCATGGTCATAGGTGTGGATATTTGTACTCACCACATCACCTGCCTGCACGGTCAGCCTAAGCTCTTCGTGGATTTCGCGTTCTAAACAGGCCTGCAGGGTCTCGACGTCTTCAAGCTTACTACCTGGAAACTCCCAGTACCCTGCCAGCCACTGACCCTGTTTACGGCGGGTCAGCAGGATTGTGTTATCTTGACGGATAATGGCAGCAACAACGGTGATCATTGGTATGAAAATGGGGATAACGTAAGCTTCCCCGTCAAGTAGACAGTTGAAAGTAGAGTTTTCTTTTGTTGAGTTTTGCATGAGGAACTTAGCTGGGGGGATCGTCTAACGATTCCTCGGAAATATACGTCATCCGCTTTTGGGAAAAGGAGGCGCGGGTGATGTATTGGGCCAAATTTTCCATGGCAAAAATTTTGCTGATATTCTCCGCAATTAATGAGAGCATGAAACCTTGAACGGCCTGATAATTTTTACCCGCCCCTGAGTTGAGCACAAAAAAAGAGGGGGCATTCAACCCCCT
It includes:
- a CDS encoding GNAT family N-acetyltransferase, translated to MHIVIRPEQPADIERIRALTLNAFVNQAQSNHTEHRIIDRLRETHALAISLLAEVDGEIVGHIAFSEVDISDSSTGWYGLGPLSVLPAMQRKGIGRALVEAGLKELRKRGAQGCLLLGNPSFYRRFGFANNPDLLLAEFPQEHFLALSLTGENARGVVTYHPSFFNNC
- a CDS encoding alpha/beta hydrolase — encoded protein: MPWADRLLLTAACKAVRFNRSVVLPGTASLYKTNRRVHGRLCIPEHFCKGVVLLVISTLLFIENTRVLAQQSTIQTPQLLLTLMDRPEITNVLFHPVQVARNTPPQGAVDIDVSVAEDVTIACRLYSADPTAPTIVFFHGNGEIIPDYDTIGPMYVRERLNFLVTEYRGYGWSTGMPLTSTLLPDSNTVFLSLRQWLSDHAYTGPLFVMGRSLGSACAIDVAVNHSELVDGLIIESGFAKTLPLAVVLGVDLAQLGISEEQTFNNSAKIATFTKPTYILHGQYDQLIQLWQAETLHAQCDAKQKELQVVPRADHNSIIAVAGPLYFQEIRKFIEKATGTAPDWRELRRQFKARQKQAAENHDR
- a CDS encoding deoxycytidylate deaminase encodes the protein MTGKRTDYLSWDEYFMAVALLSGHRSKDPNTQVGACVANSQNKIVGVGYNGFPWRCSDDELPWAREGAYLDTKYPYVCHAELNAVLNSISFDLRDCRLYVALFPCNECTKVIIQAGIREIIYLSDKYKDTDSVRAAKIMLDKSNTIYRQFFPSRQVVTLNFQVD
- a CDS encoding DEAD/DEAH box helicase produces the protein MRFDELNLPDCLLQGIDRAGYVQCTPIQEQSLPLTLAGRDVAGRGQTGTGKTAAFLIALFNRLLARPEAAAQPRALILAPTRELAVQIEQDATLLGEACGFSMQAVYGGVDYNKQRETLRAGVDVIVGTPGRLIDYLKQKVCDLKTIEVLVIDEADRMFDLGFIADLRYILRQLPPFDQRQNLLFSATLNRRVMELAYEFMNEPVKVTVSDKHLTADNIEEVLYHVSSKEKFPLLLGLLRTDDMTRVMIFVNTKREGERLQALMIANNYPSRFLSGDVAQEKRLRIMRQFKDGRLSILIATDVASRGLHIDDVSHVINYDLPEDCEDYVHRIGRTARVGATGTAISLADEKGVLSLEAIEAYIGHPIPTVWAEDRLFVTDFKPAAQRSRNYKKNAGHRAGRPAKKRSARRR
- a CDS encoding permease is translated as MPSSNNKTSTDCCSGISNANIGCCTQPIHPVPDTATPAARWNMYYCSALTLLAVLWGLAYTHIAPLSNHLIFDVFGFAQNSPTGLSLEFFIYDTVKILLLLAALIYVIAWLRTAMRVEKVREYLSGKRSVVGYFLGALLGAVTPFCSCSSIPLFLGFITARIPIGVSMSFLITSPIINEIAVVVLWGLLGWKFTLSYLVAGMLAGIIGGFVMDGFRAGRWLQPFVLARMESGPAPQLINYIGKLQKPTIRQRHDFAYNEMASIFKRVWKWVVIGVGLGAALHGFVPDNWFAHNLGTGQWWTVPASVLVAIPLYSNVTGIVPIMESLLTKGLPIGTTLAFCMSAVAASLPEIIMLRQIMQIKLQALFIGYLWVMFTLVGWLFNRIGHSLF
- a CDS encoding sigma-70 family RNA polymerase sigma factor; this encodes MNTLDSKKFACVLRAWQAHEKELLAFLLARTDTPHTAEDLLQEVFLKSMRQGQNFCTLQNPRAWLFKVARNALIDSARLAKPLAELPEHLEQEPADERDPVDELDACIARNLPELPAQDRHIIEACDLHNQTVRSYAQTNGLTVAAAKSRLLRARKRLRDRLICNCQVRFDEAGHVCCHVSRPPA
- a CDS encoding TIGR04076 family protein, with amino-acid sequence MNKCKITVLKKTFDKELAAEYGAKGLTPCPMLSEGQVFYADYACPDGFCNEAWKAIYQYVFALAHGAGADGGLFYFGDWIRKPGVAICSCNDGLRPVIFKIERTDQRSAIDYTPKN
- a CDS encoding (deoxy)nucleoside triphosphate pyrophosphohydrolase: MQNSTKENSTFNCLLDGEAYVIPIFIPMITVVAAIIRQDNTILLTRRKQGQWLAGYWEFPGSKLEDVETLQACLEREIHEELRLTVQAGDVVSTNIHTYDHATIRLVALETTIKEGSPVLTVHDDMAWVPVSRLLNYQLAPADIPVAQMLADR